The Candidatus Obscuribacterales bacterium genome has a segment encoding these proteins:
- a CDS encoding MlaD family protein, whose amino-acid sequence MATKANYEIRVGLFTLVALGLLIWGWGWLKSASLLHPPQRFIARFHDVAGLNKNATVNINGVRVGVVEDIKLVRQSEVNTYLKITAENVKVPVGSTFTIQTLGLVGAKYIEITMPDRKPGEPEPVAIAEGAIVLGQDPVRVEMIVNDVASKIQKVANTITTGKSGKSFERALEKSGEAMENLTDASVKLNKNMDRFATVADSVNDTSRKIGTVASSASQFFAHGSSTLDNISLLSSDMRGATGKVNKLLDSPALSSDLKETVQMARETANTVSATVHELNTTLGDQQIRGDILTMLQKINDSTQNISRSMQIVDKVANDQGLRSDIKEAVASAKDAMTKADEMMKDANFKSDLTQTMAKMKSAANNVDIAARQLNQILGKRAPLFHMMIGRPGKLPPDEIEQQAGVDLKPAH is encoded by the coding sequence ATGGCAACTAAAGCAAATTACGAAATCAGGGTCGGGCTGTTCACATTAGTGGCACTTGGACTATTAATCTGGGGATGGGGTTGGCTAAAAAGCGCTTCCCTGCTACATCCGCCACAACGCTTTATTGCCCGCTTCCATGACGTTGCCGGCTTAAATAAGAATGCCACGGTTAACATCAACGGCGTACGCGTCGGCGTGGTTGAGGACATCAAGCTAGTCCGACAATCAGAAGTCAACACATATCTGAAAATCACCGCGGAAAACGTAAAGGTGCCTGTCGGGTCGACATTCACCATCCAAACCCTTGGACTAGTCGGCGCCAAGTACATCGAAATAACCATGCCCGACAGAAAGCCTGGTGAGCCGGAACCAGTAGCTATTGCCGAGGGCGCGATAGTGCTAGGACAAGATCCTGTCCGTGTTGAGATGATCGTCAACGATGTGGCTTCCAAAATTCAAAAGGTGGCTAACACCATAACCACAGGCAAGAGCGGCAAGAGCTTCGAGCGCGCGCTGGAAAAATCCGGCGAAGCAATGGAGAACTTGACTGATGCTTCTGTAAAACTGAACAAGAACATGGACAGATTTGCCACCGTTGCTGATTCAGTTAATGACACATCGAGAAAAATTGGCACAGTTGCTTCATCTGCGAGCCAATTTTTTGCGCACGGCAGCAGCACCCTGGACAACATCTCTTTGCTGTCTAGCGATATGCGGGGTGCCACAGGCAAAGTCAACAAATTGTTGGATTCGCCTGCACTCTCATCTGATTTAAAAGAAACTGTGCAAATGGCTCGCGAAACAGCCAACACTGTTTCTGCCACAGTTCACGAGCTAAACACCACTCTAGGTGATCAACAAATTCGTGGCGATATCTTGACGATGCTGCAAAAAATCAATGATTCAACACAAAACATCAGCAGATCGATGCAAATCGTAGACAAGGTTGCTAACGATCAAGGCTTGCGCTCAGACATCAAAGAAGCCGTTGCATCAGCCAAAGATGCGATGACCAAGGCTGACGAAATGATGAAGGATGCAAACTTCAAGTCTGATCTCACACAAACAATGGCGAAAATGAAGTCGGCCGCAAACAACGTGGATATCGCTGCACGTCAACTCAATCAAATACTGGGCAAGCGCGCACCGCTTTTCCACATGATGATTGGTCGCCCGGGAAAACTTCCACCAGATGAAATCGAACAACAAGCAGGCGTGGATCTGAAACCAGCCCACTAA
- the trmD gene encoding tRNA (guanosine(37)-N1)-methyltransferase TrmD, producing MLNFHVVTLFPEIIRNYCSTSIVGRGIKAEKIKVDTYNPRDFVTDNYKKVDDTPYGGGAGMVLLPEPFFAAFESIPRDTSTPVLLMSPQGKPFKQDFAEELSTHKAITLLCGHYEGFDERIRTLATHEVSIGDFVMTGGELPANAVIDAVSRLVPGVIGKSISLAHESFVESLLEGPQYTKPAIFRGMEVPEILRSGNHKLVDKWRRQQALKRTFERRPDLLTGANLSKEDKEYLDMLRSRKLDLR from the coding sequence ATGTTGAATTTTCACGTCGTCACTCTCTTTCCCGAGATAATCCGCAACTATTGCTCGACAAGCATTGTCGGGCGCGGGATCAAAGCCGAGAAGATAAAAGTCGATACCTATAATCCCCGCGACTTCGTCACCGATAACTACAAAAAAGTCGACGATACGCCTTATGGCGGCGGCGCAGGCATGGTTTTATTGCCGGAGCCTTTCTTTGCCGCCTTTGAATCTATACCACGCGATACATCGACTCCTGTTCTGCTGATGAGCCCGCAAGGAAAACCATTCAAACAAGATTTTGCCGAAGAATTATCAACGCACAAAGCAATAACTTTGCTCTGCGGCCACTACGAAGGTTTTGATGAACGCATAAGAACACTCGCCACCCACGAAGTTTCAATCGGTGATTTTGTTATGACGGGCGGCGAATTACCTGCTAACGCCGTAATCGATGCTGTTAGTCGTCTTGTGCCGGGAGTAATCGGCAAATCAATTTCACTGGCACATGAATCATTTGTGGAAAGTTTGCTTGAAGGACCGCAATATACGAAGCCGGCAATTTTCCGAGGCATGGAAGTACCGGAAATATTACGCTCCGGTAATCATAAACTCGTAGATAAATGGCGTAGGCAGCAAGCGTTAAAGCGAACATTCGAGCGTCGTCCAGATTTACTAACTGGCGCTAATCTTTCTAAAGAAGACAAAGAATATCTAGATATGCTCCGTTCTCGCAAGCTCGACCTTCGCTAG
- a CDS encoding M23 family metallopeptidase produces the protein MTRPSRSVKLLVIAALFAAATQSLAWSKPVAKPTAPARPAISDPYYRPWLMWAPLRDDLAYSPVGMGLVTSNAGYRTHPVTGQHGSFHSGVDLSAKLNDKVYCLLDGIVTRVGWRGNLGVAVEVYHPAFNLSTITGHMNAYFVLPNQWIRRGTVVGYAGSTGRSTGVHVHYTVLLWPDRQYVDPMAFLKEVPDYVKAMRTAGVQMAAARNIEAFKKAPPKAVPTHTDKDDLPEGEAEAAPPGFDAL, from the coding sequence ATGACGCGTCCATCTAGATCCGTTAAACTCCTGGTTATTGCCGCATTGTTTGCAGCTGCAACCCAGTCACTCGCCTGGAGCAAGCCGGTGGCTAAGCCAACGGCACCAGCTCGTCCAGCTATTAGCGATCCGTATTATCGCCCGTGGCTGATGTGGGCACCTTTGCGCGACGATTTGGCGTACTCACCTGTGGGAATGGGACTTGTTACATCTAATGCCGGTTATCGAACGCACCCAGTGACAGGACAGCACGGTTCTTTTCACAGCGGCGTTGACCTCAGCGCAAAACTCAATGACAAAGTCTATTGTCTACTCGATGGAATCGTAACCCGCGTTGGTTGGCGCGGCAATCTTGGTGTTGCCGTTGAGGTCTATCATCCGGCTTTTAACTTGAGCACGATTACGGGCCACATGAATGCGTATTTCGTTCTGCCAAATCAGTGGATTCGCCGCGGCACGGTTGTAGGCTACGCTGGCTCTACAGGGAGATCAACCGGCGTCCATGTTCACTACACAGTGCTTCTGTGGCCTGACCGCCAGTATGTTGACCCGATGGCCTTTCTTAAAGAAGTGCCTGATTACGTAAAAGCGATGAGGACAGCCGGCGTGCAGATGGCAGCGGCTCGTAATATCGAAGCATTTAAGAAAGCACCACCGAAAGCGGTGCCGACGCACACGGACAAAGACGATCTCCCCGAAGGCGAAGCAGAAGCCGCCCCGCCCGGGTTTGATGCATTGTAA
- a CDS encoding PQQ-binding-like beta-propeller repeat protein, giving the protein MINKKVFVALSVVLGICAATAVRSEQAPTAVAPTMTVQPSAKDSEWMMFHNNLGRTGAVMPGNVYNSNGTLRWLFPGEGIIDSSPCIAKGVVYVGCDDGYLYAVDERMGKMIWRTKLAGKLKSSPLVADGAVYVGSEDSKVYALSAKTGEILWTCSTGQNVTSSPLLYNGYIYVGSWDGNVYAIDAKSGQVSWKFQGDGRITSSPACGNDTIFVTSHGGYLYALNPTNGNLKWKYQTRGKIFSSPMVLDGTVYFGSWDKTFYALNAATGATKWKLTMNESFSISPAGVGNRLFVGNDDLKMYCLDTANGRMLWKTLLNSPVPLLSSSPAIAGDMMFVGSSDGNVYAINIRNGAIKWKYKTQRPIVSSPAVTPNGVCVGSQDGNLYLLN; this is encoded by the coding sequence ATGATCAACAAAAAAGTCTTTGTCGCGTTATCTGTAGTGCTGGGAATCTGTGCAGCAACTGCTGTTCGAAGTGAACAAGCTCCGACTGCTGTGGCACCTACAATGACCGTTCAGCCATCTGCAAAAGACTCCGAATGGATGATGTTCCACAATAACTTGGGACGCACAGGCGCTGTAATGCCGGGCAATGTCTACAATTCAAACGGCACATTGCGCTGGTTGTTTCCGGGTGAAGGAATCATCGATTCGTCGCCCTGTATTGCTAAAGGCGTCGTATATGTAGGCTGCGATGACGGATATCTCTATGCTGTCGATGAACGCATGGGTAAGATGATCTGGCGCACAAAGTTGGCGGGCAAGCTTAAATCATCGCCTCTTGTTGCAGACGGCGCTGTTTATGTTGGCTCCGAAGACTCTAAAGTCTATGCACTTTCTGCAAAGACAGGCGAAATTTTGTGGACTTGTTCGACTGGACAAAATGTCACTTCCTCGCCGTTGCTCTATAACGGATATATATATGTAGGCAGCTGGGACGGTAATGTATACGCCATAGATGCCAAGTCAGGGCAGGTTTCCTGGAAATTTCAGGGAGACGGAAGAATTACCTCTTCACCTGCATGTGGGAACGACACGATATTTGTTACTTCACACGGCGGGTATTTGTACGCGCTTAATCCGACAAACGGAAACTTGAAGTGGAAGTATCAGACACGCGGCAAGATTTTTTCATCGCCGATGGTTCTTGATGGAACAGTCTACTTCGGTAGTTGGGATAAAACCTTCTATGCTCTCAATGCTGCAACCGGCGCTACGAAATGGAAGCTCACCATGAATGAGTCATTCAGCATTTCGCCAGCTGGTGTAGGAAACAGGCTTTTTGTCGGCAACGATGATTTGAAAATGTATTGCCTAGATACAGCCAACGGTAGAATGCTTTGGAAGACATTGCTCAATAGTCCTGTTCCATTGCTGTCGTCGTCACCGGCAATTGCTGGAGACATGATGTTTGTCGGAAGTTCAGACGGCAATGTCTATGCGATCAATATACGCAACGGCGCTATTAAGTGGAAATACAAAACACAACGTCCAATCGTGAGTTCACCCGCTGTAACGCCAAACGGCGTCTGCGTAGGCAGCCAGGATGGAAATTTGTATTTATTGAACTGA
- a CDS encoding HU family DNA-binding protein translates to MNRAELVESVASATHQPKTEVSKTLSALVYCITGSLAKGDKVTLVGFGTFERRNRKARTGRNPRTLAPLKIAAAKVPAFRAGKELKDIINGRAKQPALSIAKPKAAKPAKAAKTVKKAAKPAKKSAKKGKRR, encoded by the coding sequence ATGAACCGAGCTGAGCTCGTTGAAAGCGTAGCTTCTGCTACACATCAACCAAAGACCGAAGTTAGCAAAACACTTTCGGCACTCGTATATTGCATCACTGGCTCTTTGGCCAAAGGCGACAAGGTTACCTTGGTCGGCTTCGGCACATTTGAGCGTCGTAATCGTAAGGCCCGTACCGGCCGCAACCCAAGAACATTGGCTCCATTGAAAATCGCTGCAGCCAAAGTTCCGGCTTTCCGCGCTGGTAAAGAACTGAAGGACATCATCAACGGCCGCGCAAAGCAACCAGCTTTGAGCATCGCTAAGCCAAAAGCTGCTAAACCAGCCAAAGCTGCTAAGACCGTTAAGAAAGCTGCTAAGCCAGCTAAAAAGTCCGCTAAGAAAGGCAAGAGAAGATAA
- the gatB gene encoding Asp-tRNA(Asn)/Glu-tRNA(Gln) amidotransferase subunit GatB, translating to MKYEAVIGLEVHAQLKTKSKIFCGCPTDFGGNPNDHVCPVCLGMPGVLPVLNKRAVEFAIRTGLALNCEISETSKFDRKNYFYPDLPKDYQISQFDQPVCLGGHLTINGKKLRIHRAHLEEDAGKLVHAGAAGLHGSDYSLADYNRCGIALLEIVSEPDMRSPEEARAYLEELRTIVRYIDICDGNLEEGSFRCDANVSIRPVGQKEFGTKAEIKNMNSFRAVQRAIQSEIERQSELLDKGERVVQETRLWNESTGTTFPMRSKEEAHDYRYFPEPDLVPLAIDRAWVEEIRKTLPELPEARRTRYVEQSQLSLDDAIVLVDSKELSDFFDVVLKLGTPAKQAANWLIGPVTAHLKENKLDINETPMTPENVRDLVDAIGKGVLSSTTAKQVLAEILAKAGNVEDVIKEKGLAQISDEAGLKDTVAKIINDNPGQLEEFRSGKTKLRQYFFGEAMKATKGKANPQIVNKLLDEMLK from the coding sequence GTGAAATACGAAGCAGTAATTGGTCTTGAGGTGCACGCACAACTCAAGACAAAGTCAAAAATCTTTTGCGGTTGCCCCACCGACTTCGGCGGCAATCCAAATGATCACGTGTGTCCTGTTTGTTTAGGCATGCCCGGTGTATTACCTGTTTTAAACAAGCGTGCAGTGGAGTTCGCCATTAGAACTGGACTCGCTTTGAATTGCGAAATATCCGAAACAAGCAAATTCGATCGCAAAAATTACTTCTATCCAGACTTGCCTAAAGACTATCAAATATCACAATTCGATCAACCTGTTTGTCTTGGCGGTCATCTAACTATCAATGGTAAAAAACTGCGCATTCACCGAGCGCACCTGGAAGAAGACGCCGGCAAATTAGTACACGCAGGCGCGGCCGGCTTGCATGGATCCGACTACAGCTTGGCTGATTACAATCGCTGTGGGATTGCGCTTTTAGAAATTGTCAGCGAACCTGACATGCGCTCACCGGAAGAAGCGCGCGCATATCTAGAAGAGCTACGCACTATTGTGCGCTACATCGACATTTGCGACGGCAACCTAGAAGAAGGAAGCTTCCGTTGCGACGCCAACGTATCCATTCGTCCAGTCGGACAAAAAGAATTCGGCACCAAGGCTGAAATCAAAAACATGAACAGCTTCCGCGCTGTGCAAAGAGCAATTCAATCAGAGATTGAGCGCCAAAGTGAATTATTAGATAAAGGCGAACGTGTTGTACAAGAGACACGACTGTGGAATGAATCAACTGGGACAACATTCCCTATGCGCTCAAAAGAAGAAGCGCATGATTACAGATATTTCCCGGAGCCGGATCTGGTGCCACTTGCAATTGATCGCGCCTGGGTTGAAGAAATCAGAAAGACATTACCGGAATTGCCTGAAGCAAGACGTACTCGTTATGTCGAGCAATCACAACTCTCTCTAGACGATGCCATAGTTTTAGTTGACTCCAAAGAACTAAGCGATTTCTTCGATGTTGTTTTGAAGCTTGGCACGCCTGCAAAACAAGCAGCCAACTGGTTAATAGGCCCGGTAACAGCTCATTTAAAAGAGAACAAGCTAGACATCAATGAAACACCAATGACACCGGAAAATGTGCGTGATTTGGTGGATGCAATCGGCAAGGGTGTTTTAAGTTCAACGACAGCCAAACAAGTGCTTGCAGAAATTCTTGCGAAAGCAGGCAACGTTGAAGACGTCATTAAAGAAAAAGGTCTCGCGCAAATTAGTGATGAAGCCGGTTTGAAAGACACAGTCGCCAAAATCATCAATGACAATCCGGGACAACTGGAAGAATTCCGAAGTGGTAAGACCAAATTGCGTCAGTATTTCTTTGGTGAGGCAATGAAAGCTACGAAAGGCAAAGCCAATCCACAAATAGTCAACAAATTGCTCGATGAAATGTTGAAGTAG
- a CDS encoding ATP-binding cassette domain-containing protein, which translates to MIKVEGLRKSFNGREVLKGISFEVFPGEMLAIIGPSGCGKSTLLKLITGLLEPDAGTITLNSEQIGLVFQGSALLNSLTVRENLALALRERKLPKREQDKAILEDLTLVGLADYIDSFPTQLSGGQQKRTSFARAIVNDPQIILYDEPTTGLDPVMSTVIEDYMIELEKQLHAAGIVVTHQFSTWTRTAHRAILLNQGVVVWEGKPHEALNSTNPYIIQFAKATREGPMLAGKV; encoded by the coding sequence ATGATTAAGGTCGAAGGATTGCGCAAATCCTTCAACGGGCGAGAAGTTTTAAAAGGCATCAGCTTTGAAGTTTTCCCCGGCGAGATGCTCGCTATTATTGGTCCTTCGGGTTGCGGCAAATCAACTTTGCTCAAACTAATCACGGGCTTACTCGAGCCGGATGCAGGCACAATCACCCTTAATTCAGAGCAGATCGGCTTGGTTTTCCAAGGATCGGCTCTTTTAAACTCGCTCACTGTTCGGGAAAACCTGGCACTGGCTCTAAGAGAACGCAAGCTGCCAAAACGGGAACAGGATAAAGCAATTTTGGAGGATTTAACGTTAGTCGGTTTGGCCGATTATATTGACTCCTTCCCCACCCAGCTATCCGGTGGACAACAAAAGAGGACTAGTTTTGCCAGAGCCATCGTCAATGATCCGCAAATTATCCTCTATGATGAACCGACCACGGGTCTGGATCCTGTAATGTCGACCGTCATTGAAGACTATATGATTGAGCTGGAAAAGCAGCTGCATGCAGCCGGCATTGTGGTGACCCACCAGTTTTCCACATGGACAAGAACGGCACACAGGGCAATCCTATTGAATCAAGGCGTGGTAGTCTGGGAAGGTAAGCCTCACGAGGCCCTGAATTCAACCAACCCGTATATCATCCAGTTTGCAAAAGCAACTCGGGAAGGACCGATGTTAGCCGGTAAGGTTTAA